Proteins encoded within one genomic window of Vanrija pseudolonga chromosome 3, complete sequence:
- the URM1 gene encoding Ubiquitin-related modifier 1: MAEAETKVPLPTSGLGYASSSAAPPSSASASTKTRGPDDLEIRLEFGGGLHLIFSQQPKHTIYVPKTVPGAEPRPADIRYLIAWMKEHLVTEREEMFIDGDGVRPGILVLINDADWELEDELEYQLKDRDEIVFISTLHGG, translated from the exons ATGGCCGAGGCAGAGACCAAGGTTCCGCTCCCAACAAGTGGGCTGGGATACGCCagctccagcgccgcgccacccagCTCGGCTTCGGCATCGACCAAGACGCGCGGGCCAGACGACCTCGAGATCCGGCTCGAGTTTGG CGGAGGACTGCACCTCATCTTCTCCCAGCAGCCCAAGCACACGATCTACGTGCCCAAGACTGTCCCCGGTGCCGAGCCACGACCAGCCGACATCCGCTACCTCATCGCGTGGATGAAGGAGCACCTCGTGACGGAGCGAGAGGAAATGTTTATCGACGGGGACGGCGT TCGCCCGGGTATCCTGGTGCTCatcaacgacgccgactgggagctcgaggacgagctcgagtacCAGCTCAAGGACCGCGACGAGATCGTGTTCATCTCGACGCTACACGGCGGATAG
- the TMA64 gene encoding Translation machinery-associated protein 64, which produces MFKKALAHKSNATPLKSSSRRQLVASVLEQYPALRDGIASEEGAPGISEKDLGRALVPDGVRVANIETSAGVEGSVYLSPDGDPMWVTFGRGSKELIPTLYALAQDVPVGPLSILQIHHPLPPPLFTGAPLFLPAVRHMATPWRLPDVGEGQLVALAADTAGDGNVSYVGVGRVVAKGGLREALGRLIRHRSEGVDRDEGKFCDIMCIIDDHLWEMGSKPPLRSFPLPAPKQPLAPPPQAEAPAPSSGSDEAVAEVADGVEELQVNAPVDTGAPLTPAEISTLLSAALLQTLSTLNPSTLPLPSSQFYSARILPSRPAYIPAAKRDDVVIGRSEWKKLAKWMKEASKDGLIKIKESKGEVVVTGFDPQHPAVDGHAQFTTVAEEEAKTAKRAAREAAAAEAEATAPGKSGAKQLNIEELWRPAGSATVFWEACGIEQGSLNRPAVIKPTFDDYITKHKLIDGKDHRTIVLDDTLASAIGGKGFKSGDTLVRDEAVRRLRAGVTWAVSVGGVVKKGTLNPIIMSVKTRQGRKQVTLISGLESFGVDIDDFADELRRVCAGSASVQPLTGASPKLNLKEVLVQGSQIKLVTEALLIRGIPKRWIKEAEDAKKSKR; this is translated from the exons ATGTTCAAAAAGGCGCTCGCCCACAAGTCAAACGCGACGCCGCtcaagtcgtcgtcgcggcggcagctcgtcgcgtccgtGCTCGAGCAGTATCCCGCGCTGCGGGACGGCATCGCGTCAGAGGAAGGAGCGCCGGGCATCTCAGAGAAGGACCTGGGTCGCGCGCTCGTCCCGGACGGCGTGCGTGTCGCCAATATTGAGACGAGCGCCGGTGTCGAGGGG TCTGTGTACCTCAGTCCCGATGGAGACCCCATGTGGGTGACCTTTGGCCGTGGCTCGAAGGAGCTCATCCCGACTC TgtacgcgctcgcgcaggacGTGCCCGTTGGCCCCCTGTCGATTCTCCAGATCCACCACCCGCTCCCTCCTCCGCTCTtcaccggcgcgccgctcttCCTCCCGGCCGTGAGGCACATGGCTACCCCGTGGCGTCTCCcagacgtcggcgaggggcAGCTGGTTGCACTGGCAGCCGATACCGCCGGTGATGGGAACGTGTCgtacgtcggcgtcgggcgcgtcgtcgccaagggTGGCCTGCGAGAGGCGCTGGGCCGCCTCATCCGCCACCGATCTGAGGGGgtcgaccgcgacgagggcaagtTCTGCGACATCATGTGTATCATCGACGACCA TCTGTGGGAGATGGGATCCAAGCCCCCCCTACGGTCGTTCCCTCTGCCAGCGCCAAAGCAGCCTCTCGCTCCTCCACCTCAGGCGGAGGCGCCTGCTCCGTCTAGCGGGAGCGACGAAgccgttgccgaggtcgcAGACGGCGTTGAAGAGCTGCAGGTCAATGCCCCTGTGGACACTGGCGCTCCCCTCACTCCTGCAGAAATCTCGACTCTGCTTTCTGCTGCTCTCCTCCAGACGCTCTCAACCCTCAACCCCTCGACCCTCCCGCTCCCATCGTCCCAGTTTTACTCGGCCCGCATCCTCCCCTCCCGTCCGGCGTACATCCCCGCAGcgaagcgcgacgacgtcgtcatCGGCCGCAGCGAGTGGAAGAAGCTCGCCAAGTGGATGAAGGAGGCGTCCAAGGACGGCTTGATAAAGATCAAGGAGagcaagggcgaggtggtcgtgaCGGG GTTCGACCCGCAGcaccccgccgtcgacggccacGCCCAGTTTAcgaccgtcgccgaggaggaggcgaagACGGCCAAGCGTGCCGCGCGGGAagcagcggccgccgaggccgaggcaacAGCGCCTGGCAAGTCGGGCGCGAAGCAGCTGAACATTGAAGAGCTGTGGCGTCCTGCCGGCTCGGCAACGGTGTTCTGGGAAGCATGCGGCATCGA GCAGGGCTCGCTCAACCGTCCCGCGGTCATCAAGCCCACGTTTGACGACTACATCACCAAGCACAAGCTCatcgacggcaaggaccACCGCACcatcgtgctcgacgacacgctgGCGTCCGCCATTGGCGGCAAGGGCTTCAAGAGCGGGGACACGCTCGTACGCGATGAGGCTGTTaggcggctgcgcgcgggcgtgacCTGGGCCGTGTcagtcggcggcgtggtcaa GAAGGGCACGCTCAACCCCATCATCATGTCCGTCAAGACGCGCCAGGGCCGCAAGCAGGTCACCCTCATTTCCGGCCTCGAGAGCTTTggcgtcgacattgacgactttgccgacgagctgcgtCGCGTCTGCGCTGGAAGTGCCAGTGTCCAGCCGCTTaccggcgcgtcgcccaAGCTCAACCTCAAAGAGGTGCTCGTTCAGGGCTCGCAGATCAAGCTCGTCACCGAGGCCCTCCTTATTCGTGGCATTCCCAAGCGCTGGATCAAGGAAGCCGAGGACGCAAAGAAGAGCAAGCGCTAG